CTCAAATATGCGAATCTCTTGGGGCAGACCCCTACAAAGTTATAAGCTTTGCCAATCGACATCCAAGAGTCAACATTTTACAACCCGGTATAGGCGTAGGAGGACACTGCATACCCGTTGATCCATGGTTTCTGAAAGAAATTGCACCTTACAACTCAAGGCTAATCACCACAGCACGCCTGATCAATGATGAGATGCCTCAACGCATCGCAGCAAAAATAAGACTCAAAGTTGCAAATATTACTAACCCAAAGATTATAGCTCTAGGGGCTACATACAAAAAGAATTGTGAAGATATTAGGGAAAGCCCTGCTATAGAAATTGTGCACTTACTTAAAAAAGATGGCTACGATGTTCACCATTATGATCCACTGGTCCCTCATCTAGTTTATGATTCTTTAGAAAACATACTTATAGGTGCAGACCTTCTCGTAATACTTGTCCCTCATGATTCAATAATTGGGGAAATAGAAAAAATTAAGCCCCGATTACCAAGCCTTATGCGCAATGTAAACGTGATGTGTTTTTAATTATAGAAAATTTGATCACTCAACTCTACTCAAACCTATGAGCAAATTAAGCATACTTGTTACAGGAGGACTCGGCGCTGTCGGCTCATATCTAGTAAAGGAATTAAGAAGCCGCGGTCATCATGTTACCATAGCGGATATCCGTCACAGTGATGACCCAGACTACATACGATGCGACGTTTCTGAATTTCACCAACTAGAACGAATTTGGACAGGCGGAGGATGGCCTCACGGATATACAGCAAAAAAGCGATCTTTTGATATAGTTTATCACCTAGCAGCAGAATTT
This genomic window from Candidatus Methylacidiphilales bacterium contains:
- a CDS encoding nucleotide sugar dehydrogenase, with product MTCRKVVKPLVEKLTPFKIPDDIYLAHCPERILPGDIFREIIHNDRLIGGIDSQSAELASEVYKSFVKGELIITDDLSAELSKLMENTYRDVNIALANEFAQICESLGADPYKVISFANRHPRVNILQPGIGVGGHCIPVDPWFLKEIAPYNSRLITTARLINDEMPQRIAAKIRLKVANITNPKIIALGATYKKNCEDIRESPAIEIVHLLKKDGYDVHHYDPLVPHLVYDSLENILIGADLLVILVPHDSIIGEIEKIKPRLPSLMRNVNVMCF